In a single window of the Deltaproteobacteria bacterium genome:
- a CDS encoding amidohydrolase family protein, producing RILLPVVHAFQSLIVHGVPDRFPELRFGFIEATASWVPFVLYEIRRRLEKNKERPTSVLRSTMEIEEMAEDILKRNRMYVSFQVDEDVDYLLQHTGEDNLLVGSDYTHNDSAQEMDFLGLLKQRADKGDLSHAAVTKITQDNPSAFYGI from the coding sequence CCGCATCCTGCTGCCGGTGGTGCACGCGTTCCAGTCCCTGATCGTGCACGGCGTACCGGACCGCTTCCCGGAACTTCGCTTCGGCTTCATCGAGGCCACCGCTTCCTGGGTGCCCTTCGTGCTCTACGAGATCCGCCGCCGGCTGGAGAAGAACAAGGAACGGCCCACCAGCGTGCTGCGCTCCACCATGGAGATCGAGGAGATGGCGGAGGACATCCTCAAGCGCAACCGCATGTACGTGTCGTTCCAGGTAGACGAGGACGTGGACTACCTGCTGCAGCACACCGGCGAGGACAATCTCCTGGTGGGATCGGACTACACGCACAACGACTCCGCCCAGGAGATGGATTTCCTGGGGCTCCTGAAGCAGCGCGCCGACAAGGGCGACCTTTCCCATGCAGCGGTGACCAAGATCACCCAGGACAACCCCAGCGCCTTCTACGGCATCTGA